TTGATGCTGTTTTTGTGAAAACACCATCCCATACAAGATGATCCAACTGCCACCACGTATGGTTTGTTGTATAATCAACAACGGATTCATAGAAAAATGGTGTTGGACGTTGCGAACGTAATGCCTCATCTTGACCAACTGTAATTAAGCGATCACTGTTAATGGAATGAATCGTGCTCGACAATTCTTCTGCCCACTGGTTATGCATATCCATTGTAAACAAGGTGTAATCAAGCCACACTAAGCTTTTACTTGGGTTACGCATATCCTGTACATCAAAGTTGATATCCTCATGCTCAGGTGTTGTAATTGCTTCAAAACTAGGAAGCTCAACAGATGAATAATTCCATGCCTCCTGAACCTGGCGAATCGTGCCATACTTTTCTTTTGTCCAATCTTGAAATGCCTTTATTTCAAACGAGTCTCTCGCAGAACGTGGTCCTGAGAAAATTCGTTTTGGATCAAACATTGATGGCTCATTAATTAGATCCCAGTGCAGATGGGTCGCTTTTGTATATCTAGAGATAATAGCTGCGATAAAACGTTTCTGTGCTTCTAAGCTGCGCGGATCAAGGTACGGATTTTTCCCTTCCCATAGCTCCGGTGTAAAAGCAAAGAATGTAAAACATAGATCCAAATCATGTCTCTTAGCAGTTAATACAAATGCATCAATCGCACGAAGCACTTCCTCATACGGATGCCCATCCACATACATGATCTGTCTCCATGCCGTCCAAATGCCTGAGCGAATATGGTTAATACCCGCTTGCTTCATTTGTGCCATATCCTGATCCCATACAAGAGCATTAGGCATAAATAAAAATTTTCTTGCCACATCAGAAGTCATATAAGTCATACCAACAATCGGAAAAGGTTTACCATCTTTCTCAAAATAATCACGGTTTGCGATTAATGGAGAACCCTCTTGAAGCAATGTTTCTGAGAAGCCCCAAAATCCTTGGTTGAAGTGTACTATTTCTCCAGAAGTTGAGAGGGCTTTAACATGAATCGTGTAGAACCCTTCTTCCACCTGAAACGGCATCGTTCTTCTGAGATTTGACCATTCTCTTGATTCATCAATCGTCACAACTTCCTGAAAGTTGATTTTATCTGCTCCATCCTTCAGAACTTGAAGCTGAAGAGTCCACTGTTTACCTTGTTGTTTACCTTGATGAAGAGCAAGACTTTGTAACTGAACAGAAATGGTTGGCACTTCTCCAGGATAATAACTAGCATAACCCGGTTTCACCCAAATTTCGGTGACACCTTCTGATGTATACCAAGCCAATTTATTTAAAATATCAGTTCCGTGCTTCCAGAAAGTATCATCAAAGCGCTGATTCAAAAAAATCCAAGCGACCTCCGGAGAATTGTCCTTTTGTATTCTCTATTAATACAACTGGAGCTGAAATCTCTCTTCCCTCTTCAGATAACCCTGTTAATAATGGGTAAATATGAGCATCCATCGGTCCACTTGAACCATTTTCATGTGGCTGATCATCCTCTTTCGTCACGTGAAGAACAAATCCATACGTAGACTGAATGCTAAACGCGCTCTCCAACCCTTCCAATATTGGTCGGTCATTCGAGCCCACAAGTTCGTGAACTTTACTACTATCTACCTTTAATGCTTCATGGATATTAAGTTGCTGATGGTAGGCCGTTTGCTCAATCTCAACCTTCCACTCACCCTGATCTTTATATACAGGATATCTAAATGGAATATCACCTGTGTGTACAAGTCCTCCACCTTGTTGAAAAAAGCGGAGGATTGCAGACCAAGAATCCTTTGGAAAATAAGAGCCATGTAAATTAATGAAAGTTTGGTATTTCCCACTCTCCAACGCACGTTCTAACCCTTCAACATCTACCACTTCCGAAAAATTGGCAATAGTACGATCTGATGGACGCACCCCATCAAATGGAAATGTATGATCATAGAAAAACAAATAACTCATGCGTAGAACCCCTTTACAGCTAATTTTTGACGGCACCCTCTGTTAGTCCAACGATAAAGTACCTGCTAAATAAGATAAATACAACTAATATAGGCAACGTAGCCATAAATGTTCCTGCTAGAATCATAGAATAATCGGTATAGAACACATCATTTAATGTTCTTAATGCAATTTGAATCGTATGAACACTTTGATCTTTTAAAACGACTAAAGGCCATAAAAAATCGTTCCATGTGTTCATGAAGGTCACAATGCCTAGAGTAGCAAGACCAGGCTTAACAGTTGGTAAAACAATATTCCAATAGGTACGGAACGTTCCGCATCCATCCATTCGAGCCGCTTCTAGCAACTCGTCAGGAATAGCAGATGAGATATACTGTCTCATCCAAAACACACCAAACGCACTCACCATCGTTGGTACAATGACTGCTTGTAGTGTGTCGATCCACCCTAATTTACTAATGATCATAAAGGATGGGATTAAACCAAGCTGAGGAGGAATCATCATTGTTGCTAATAGGAAAACAAACAACATATTTTTTCCTTCAAACTGCAGTTTGGCAAAAGCAAAACCTGCTAACGAACAGAAAAACAAGACTGACAACGTTACGGCTGAGGAGATAAAAAATGAATTAAACATCGCTCCAAAGAAATCAATACGCTCAAATACATTCATTGCATTTTCAACAAATTGAGTTCCCGGAAGCATAGCTGGTGGAAATTGGTTAACGGATGTTGTTGAATTAGAACCAATAACAAACATCCAGTAGAAAGGAAATAAAGATAATAAAGAACTGCACACTAGAAAGGTATATAACAAAATCTTAGGCAGCTTCTTCTGTCCAACTTCTTTCATAACGAAATTCTCCCTTCTTGCATTAAGCTGACTTGATTCGTTTTGTAACGAACATATTAATTAATGAAACAACGATAATAATTAAGAATAGTACCCAGGCAATAGCTGATGCATATCCGAATGAGAAGCGTTCAAATGCTTCTTGGTAGAGATAAAGAGTCATTGTTAATCCCTGTGATTCGGAACCGATTCCAAATAACAAAGGCTCTGTAAATACCTGCATGCCTCCAATGGAAGATAACAATACTGTAAAGATAATAATTGGGCGAACCATTGGTATAGTGATAAAAAGAAATTGTTGAATTTTATTTGCCCCATCAATTGTGGCTGCTTCATATAAGTCTTTCGGTATACTTTGTAGACCTGCTAAGTAAATAATTGTGTTATACCCTACCCATCTCCACATCACCATTAGTGAGATCGCAACGTGAGTTCCAAAGTAAGAACCTTTCCAATTGATTGGATCAATTCCAATTGAGCTCAGTAGGTAGTTAATAATCCCATATTGTGTACCAAATATAGCGGAGAAAACGATTGCTACCGCTACAATTGAAGTAACGTTTGGCATAAAAATACTAAGGCGAAACAGGCTTTTCCCTTTTAAAAATGCTTGATTTAAAACAAATGCCAACACTAGTGCAAGAAATAACTGTGGAATGGTTGAAAGCGCCCAAATACTAAAGGTATTACCAACCGCTTTCCAAAATAATGGATCATTTGTAAAAAGTCCTATATAGTTTGCAAATCCAATAAATTCTCTCTCTCCAAGAATGTTCCACTTATGAAAGGATAAATAAGCTGTAAAAATCAGCGGAAACATCCCAAACACACCAAACAATAAGAAAAACGGGGAAATATATAGGTAACCAGAAATACGGTCGCGCGTACGCTGATTGTATTTCCTTTTTGGTTTCTTTTCCGTGATCGGACTATTTTGCCGCACTTCTGTACTCATAGGTTTCATCCTTCCTACTTTACTTTCATAAAAAACAGCGTAAGATTACTCCTACGCTGTTATTAGCTCGTGTTAACGAGAAATCTGTCTGTCTACTTCTTCCATAGCTTTATCCCATGCAGCATCAGGTTCTGCTGCTCCATCAGCGACTGTTCCAAGTGCATCCTGCATGATTGTGTTAATTGGAGCTGTCATTGGTGCGCGATAAACGTCTTTAACAAGAGTAGCTGCTTCAGCATAAATGGCTCCGATATCTTTACGGATAAAGAATTCATCATCAAGTTCTTTGATCGCAGGTTCGTCATAGATACCTGGTGTAGATGGGAAGTTCCCATTTTCTTCAAAGATCTCAAGTTGATTATCTGGAGACATTAACCATGTAATAAAATCATAAGCTTCTTGCGGGTGATCACTTTGAGTTGGAACTGTTAAGAATGATCCTCCCCAGTTTCCAGAACCTTCAGGCATTAAAGAAATATCCCAAAGTCCTGAAGTATCAGGCGCGTCATTTTTAATGTTTTGAAGCATCCATGGTGGTAGGAATACTGTAGCAAAGTCTCCATTTGCAATTGCTGCGCCCCACTCAGGTGTTTGTCTTTCGATGTTCGCTTGAATATCCATCGCTTCAATTGACTTATCCCAAGCTTTTAGGATCTGTGGACTTTCTTCAATGATTAGGGTGCCATCCGTTTCAAAATATTGTTTGTCTCCCTGTTCGCGAATAGCAGAGTACAAGTCAGCAACATCACTGAACATAAAGCTACCTGTTTCTTCTTTTAACTTTTGTCCTGCTTTGATATAGTCATCCCACGTGCCCAGTGCTTGAGACACTTCATCTGGATCTGTTGGTAGACCTGCTTCTTCAAACAAATCAACGCGATAAGCCATCGCCATTGGGCCTATATCTGTAGGAATACCAATGACTGATCCATCATCAGAAGATGCTTGCTTCCATTTCCAATCAAGATAATCCCCTTCTAAATCAGCTGCTCCGTATTCAGACAAATCGTAAAACATATCACTGCTCTCTTTAATTCTTTCAAGATAGCCTTCATCTACACCTGAAATATCTGGTGCACCAGATCCAGCTGCTAAAGCTGTAATTAAATTCTGATGAGCATCTGCATACTCAGCCTCTTGAATATTAATCTTAATCCCTGGATTTTCTTCTTCATATTGCTTCGCCTTTTCAGCAAAACCCATTCCTGGCCAGAGCCACATTGTTAACGTAACGTCATCCCCACTTCCACTATCACTTCCGCCTCCACCAGAACTAGAACCTGACGAACACGCTGCCATAGCAGCAGCCATACCAATGCTTCCAACAACCAGTAATGATTTGCGAGCAAAACGATTCATACTAACTCCCCCTGAATTGTTATTATTGTTATTATTAAATGTTATTTATAGATAAAACATATCACTAGATTCATCAAATGTAAACGCTTAATTTATAAAAAAATAAAATCGGCAAGCTTTAGCTCACCGATCTCTTGGTATATCAACAGATTCTTTTAATAACATATCTCCTGAAATAAGTATTTTCTCAGGGGGATACTCATTATGGTTGATCCTCCAAACCAAACGATCCACTGCTCGTCGTCCGATCACTTGTTTCAATACTTGCACAGTCGTTAAAGCAGGAGTTCGCCCTTCTTCTTCGGCTAATAAGTCAAAACCAGTGACAGAGACATCCTGCGGACAGGTTAATCCATTATCTTCAAGTAAATGAATAACCCGACGCGCTATATGGTCATTTGCACATACAAAAGCTGTTGGGAATGGAATTTTTTCTTTTTTCCACTTATCGAACTTCCTCTGAATTTCAACTTCCATATCATCATCATATGTAATATCCATCAATACTGATTCGTGCTCTAAATCAGCATTTTCTATAACCGTTCTGAATCCAATCCACCTGTCAAAAAAACTACGAGAATGCTTCAATTCCCCTACAAAAGTTAATTTTCGATGTCCTAGTCCAATTAGATGATCCGTGATTCTTTCAATACCATTGCGATTATCCATAAAAATACTATCAGCACGCATAAGCTTATCTTCATGGTCAATCATAACAATCGGAAGACCGTATCCGGAAAGCGCTACAAGCCATTGTTCATTTAATGTTCCAAGGCTGATGATCCCAATCAAATTGGTCACGTCCACCTTTTTAGATAGATCCATTTCACTTGTAATAACTACCATTCCAGCTTTTTTGATTGGATTCCTATCGAGACCCCCTGAAAAACTGAACCCCAGTATGTATAGGTGATACTTTGATATTGATAGTTAGGAAGAAAAACAAGAATATAGCCGTTTTCCACTTCTACCTTCTTATTTGCTTGATTTGAATTAGACAGATGACTCTCTTTTGAATACCCAAGTTGTTTTGCTGCAAATAAGATCTTCTGTCTTGTTGTTTCACTAACGCCTGGCTTGCCATTTAACGTTTTTGACACAACATATTTAGAAACCCCTACAGTATCTGCGATTACCTGCATGGTTATTTTTCGTTGTCCCACTGACCCACACCACCTGACATCCTACATTTTTGTTATCTTTGTTAGTATTATAGCAGTATTTTATGCATATTGCAGATTAACTAAATAAATGGAATGATCAAATACAAAACAGGAATAAGTATAACGAGCATGGCCGTATTCACAATCCAATTTGAATTAGCCAGTTCCACATCTAATTGATAGAGCTGTGGAGGTACTAAAGCAGAGACTGCTGTTGGCATAGCTGACATAATTAGAACAACTTTAATGAGAAATCCATCATACAATTCCCCTAATCCTAACAATATAGCGAGAGTCACACTTATACATGGAACAAGTACACTCTTCATGATTGAAAGCGATAGACTCAGTTTAAGATGTTTTTTAACGGATGTCAGTTTCATTGAGAACCCTACTGGAATTAATAAAATGACTGCCGTTAATGGAACGAGCACTTGATTTAACTGACCATAGCCGGTAAATCGTTCCCACGGTGACACATTTAATAAACCTCCAACTACAACTGCACAAAAAGTAATCATAATAAATGGATCTCGAATAATGGCTCGCCATTTTGAATTGGAGCCTGCCGTCGACTGTGGTTGACCGTAACTTTTGGCTACGGGATAACAAACGGTATAATAAAACAATTCTTCAAATAGTCTGAACATAACAACATACGCCAAGCTTTGCTCTCCTAACAAAAGAACACAGAATAACGATCCAAACGTTCCTAAATTTAAAAACGATCCTGTTACAAACATCGAACCTGTCTGGACTCTAGACAGCTTATAGAACTTAGATAATAGGATACCTAATAAACCGCCTAGCATAATCGTTGCAATACCTAGAATAGGCAAATAAATAAGGCTACGATCTGTTAGCTCAGCATGCCAAAACGCTCCAATTAATATAATTGGATTTAGACCAAGTAGTACAAACCGAATACAAAATGTTAGAAATGAGCTAAGCGGAAACCAAGATGGAGTTAACTGTTTATTGGCTAGGTTTCGTAAGACACTTCCTAACAAGAGTCCTATTGCAATCACACTAAAAGCAAGTAAAAATTGATTAATGCCTATCCACTCCTAATTATATATTAATTGTAACTAAAGTGATAAAATGGTTTCGAGAGGAGTTGATATCATTTGAAGTCTGCCTTACTCATTCTGGATGTTCAAAATGGGTTTATTCAATCCGGCTCATTTGATAAAGCTTTACACAATATGGAAAGTCTTGCTACATATTTTAAAGAAAAAGATGAACCTGTTATTTTGACTAGACATATTGATCAAAATCCTAAAAGCCTTATTCAAGATCAAACCTTTAATGGTGAGCTTTATGATACGTTTATACCTTATGCTGATGCGGTTTTTCATAAAAAACAACCAAGTGCCTTTAAGGAGACAGATCTAGAAACCTATTTAAAAGTAAATAAAATAACAAACCTCATCATCACTGGCTTTAATGTTGAATATTGCTGCCTTTTTAATTCAATTATTGCACATGAAAAAGGATTCTCTGTTACGTTTATTGAAGATGCTTCTGCCACCGTTAACACGGATGAGACGTATGAGATGCCTGGTCTTGATATACGCGATTTTGTGGCCACTGTACTGCATTGGTCTGGATGTATCCAAGTTGTGGATACTGAAGAATATATCCAACTACCATAAAGAAACCACTCCATTCATTCTACATGATTGGAGTGGTTTCTTTAGAGCATCTATTATAAGAAATAACCAAGAGTGACAGATAAAATAAAGAATAGAACGGCCAATATGATGGTTGCTCTATGTAGTACAAGGTCAACTCCTCTGGCTTTTTGTTTCCCTATTAATTGCTCAGCACCACCAGAAATCGCTCCGGATAAACAGCACTTTTACCTGACTGAAGCACAACAACAGTAATTAGAGAAATTGAAACGATAACCAGCAAAATCATCAACGTTAGTTGCAAAACATTCCACCTCCATGCACATCTTGCGCTAGTTTAAATCTACCATATAGACAGGGCTTAAGCAATGTTATAGATAGAAAAAGCTGAGAATTTTATTATCTTATATTCGTACAAGCCAAACGATACATCGATTCATCTTTCCAAACTTCTTTTATATTTCCGCTTTATTCTACACAGCACAGATCATTTCCCGCGCAATATTTCATTTTCCGAGTATAGGTAGTGCTTTTGATCATATTTGACACCATAATTAGCTAATGAAGCTGTTACGTAGTGAAGGGAGTGTCGGTAAAAGAAGAACAGGAAAGAGTATGATTAATTGCTCTGCTACAGGAAGATCCTACTTTTAAAAACAAAAATGCTAACGTTCCTGATTGGGGTTAATCACACCGCTACAGGAGAACCCTACGCACCCTCAAGCACGGCCTCAGCCCTTGAAGGGGAAGATCACCCCTTCAATGTCTTCGGACGCGTGCTGTCCCGCAGGAGTCTACGGATTCTCCTTCCGCTATTATTAGCTTAAACTCAAAACAACAACAAACATAAAAGACTTAAAAATTTAAAGACTTAAAGACTTAAAAAACTTATAGTAAGGAACGTTTACCCTTTTTGATTGTTTGAATCTATATAATATCTCTTACATAGCGCTAGAACGAACAATTCACTTAATCATACAAGAGAAAAAACACAGCTGCATGAGCTTGAACAAACGATTATAGCTTTTTAGATAATTTGTTTTAAGTTTATTTGTACTGATTTTCAAAAAATTTAATGCATCTGTATTGTGCAAAAGATGAATACAAATACCTGCAACAATACAATATTTAGAGTACTGAAAGGAAAGTTCTTAATAGTAAGTTGATTTCACATGAACCTCTGCAGGTATATGCGTCAACCTCATAAACCAGATTGGACAAATGATCTAACTCTGATAGTAAGGCTTTCACACCAGTCACATCAAGTGAAATCAATGGTAATCTACTATTTGTTTTTTCTTGTATAACTCTATATGACAAGTTAAATACTTTGTACTTTTCTTTTGCACTACAACTCTAACAAAAATTCAGACGCACTCACCTAGCGGACGGAATGGGCAGGCCGACTCCAAGCGGGACTAAAGGGCAAGGTTGAAATGATTTGGCAAGCCAAATTAGGCGGGCGCCCTCCCGCGGAAAGCGTGCCGCCCATCCCGGTAGCGACGATTCTAAGGAATCCCCATTCCGCTAACTTTAGCCTAATACAAAAAAAACGAACGACCCTAATTTATCAGGATCGTTCGTCGTTTTGTTTGTTCATTTACAATTGTTCTACTTACTTAGACAGGTTATAGAAAGACTTACGTCCGCCGTATACTGCTACATCAGCAAGATCGTCTTCAATGCGAAGAAGTTGGTTGTACTTCGCTACACGGTCTGTACGTGATGGTGCACCTGTTTTGATTTGACCAGCGTTTGTTGCAACTGCAATATCAGCAATTGTAGCATCTTCTGTTTCACCAGAACGGTGAGAGATAACCGCTGTATAACCAGCACGCTTAGCCATTTCGATTGCTTCAAATGTTTCAGTTAGTGTACCAATTTGGTTCACTTTGATTAGGATTGAGTTAGAAATACCTTTCTCAATTCCTTCAGCAAGTTTTTCAGTGTTGGTTACAAACAAGTCATCCCCAACAAGTTGAACTTTGTCGCCAAGCTTTTCAGTTAATAGCTTGTGACCATCCCAGTCATTTTCATCTAAGCCATCTTCAATTGAGATGATTGGGTATTTGGATACAAGATCCTCATAGAATGCAACAAGCTCTTCAGAAGTGAAGACTTTGCCTTCGCCTGAAAGATGGTATTTGCCATCTTCTTTGTTGTATAGCTCAGAAGAAGCAACATCCATTGCCAATTGAACTTGTTCACCTGGCTTGTAACCAGCTTTTTCAATCGCTTCAATGATTGTTTGAAGAGCTTCTTCGTTTGATGATAAGTTTGGAGCGAATCCACCTTCATCACCAACAGCTGTGTTATAGCCTTTTGATTTAAGAACTGCTTTAAGGTTGTGGAAAATTTCAGCACCGATTTGAACAGCGTGCTTGAAGTTATCTGCACCAACAGGCATGATCATAAATTCTTGGATATCTACGTTGTTATCAGCATGCTCTCCGCCATTGATGATGTTCATCATTGGTACAGGAAGAGTTTTTGCACTGAATCCACCAAGATATACGTATAATGGAACGCTTAACGCTGCTGCTGCTGCATGAGCGACAGCCATAGATACACCTAGAATTGCATTTGCACCTAATTTAGCTTTGTTTTTTGTGCCGTCTAGCTCAAGTAAAAGCTTATCAATTCCAAGTTGGTCTCTAGCATCTTCACCAATTAGCTCAGGAGCAATGATGTCATTTACGTTAGTAACAGCTGTAAGAACTCCTTTACCCATAAAACGGTCTCCGCCGTCACGTAGTTCTACTGCTTCGTATTCGCCTGTTGAAGCGCCACTTGGTACAAGAGCACGGCCTTCTTCTCCAGATTCAAGGTATACATTTACTTCTACTGTTGGATTACCACGTGAATCAAGAACTTCACGAGCATGAATATCAGTAATTATAGTCAAGCTAATCATCTCCCTTTTAATTGTTGTTTTTTTATTTTATTAAAGATTGTCCAGTCATTTCTTTTGGTTGCTTTTCATCAAGTAATTGAAGAAGTGTTGGGGCAAGGTCAGCTAATTTGCCGTCCTCACGTAGTGTTAATCCTTTTTCAGTTACAATAACCGGCACACGGTTTGTTGTGTGGGCAGTCATTGGATTCCCTTCAAGAGTGATAACTTCATCTGCATTCCCGTGATCAGCGGTAATGATGGCAGCTCCACCTTTTTCAAGAATGGCATCCACTACTCTTCCAAGACATTCATCAACAGCCTCAATGGCTTTAATTGTTGGCTCAAGCATTCCTGAATGTCCAACCATGTCAGGGTTAGCGAAATTCAAGATAATCGCATCATGCTTTTCTGCTTCAATCTCAGCAACTAATGCATCTGTTACTTCATACGCACTCATTTCTGGCTTCAAGTCATAGGTTGCTAC
The nucleotide sequence above comes from Alkalicoccobacillus plakortidis. Encoded proteins:
- a CDS encoding beta-galactosidase — encoded protein: MNQRFDDTFWKHGTDILNKLAWYTSEGVTEIWVKPGYASYYPGEVPTISVQLQSLALHQGKQQGKQWTLQLQVLKDGADKINFQEVVTIDESREWSNLRRTMPFQVEEGFYTIHVKALSTSGEIVHFNQGFWGFSETLLQEGSPLIANRDYFEKDGKPFPIVGMTYMTSDVARKFLFMPNALVWDQDMAQMKQAGINHIRSGIWTAWRQIMYVDGHPYEEVLRAIDAFVLTAKRHDLDLCFTFFAFTPELWEGKNPYLDPRSLEAQKRFIAAIISRYTKATHLHWDLINEPSMFDPKRIFSGPRSARDSFEIKAFQDWTKEKYGTIRQVQEAWNYSSVELPSFEAITTPEHEDINFDVQDMRNPSKSLVWLDYTLFTMDMHNQWAEELSSTIHSINSDRLITVGQDEALRSQRPTPFFYESVVDYTTNHTWWQLDHLVWDGVFTKTASKPNLVQETGIMYLEQPDGLAKRTEEELRNILERKYAYAFSTGGAGAVQWLWNTNFYMDNVNESNIGALRADGTEKPEADVSYDFGSFMNETKELFVNRKLEEVAVIYPYSNDFSSRKLAFDATTNAVRTLSYELNTHARGFSEYHLEAMLENQAEACDCAKCA
- a CDS encoding carbohydrate ABC transporter permease; this encodes MKEVGQKKLPKILLYTFLVCSSLLSLFPFYWMFVIGSNSTTSVNQFPPAMLPGTQFVENAMNVFERIDFFGAMFNSFFISSAVTLSVLFFCSLAGFAFAKLQFEGKNMLFVFLLATMMIPPQLGLIPSFMIISKLGWIDTLQAVIVPTMVSAFGVFWMRQYISSAIPDELLEAARMDGCGTFRTYWNIVLPTVKPGLATLGIVTFMNTWNDFLWPLVVLKDQSVHTIQIALRTLNDVFYTDYSMILAGTFMATLPILVVFILFSRYFIVGLTEGAVKN
- a CDS encoding carbohydrate ABC transporter permease, translating into MSTEVRQNSPITEKKPKRKYNQRTRDRISGYLYISPFFLLFGVFGMFPLIFTAYLSFHKWNILGEREFIGFANYIGLFTNDPLFWKAVGNTFSIWALSTIPQLFLALVLAFVLNQAFLKGKSLFRLSIFMPNVTSIVAVAIVFSAIFGTQYGIINYLLSSIGIDPINWKGSYFGTHVAISLMVMWRWVGYNTIIYLAGLQSIPKDLYEAATIDGANKIQQFLFITIPMVRPIIIFTVLLSSIGGMQVFTEPLLFGIGSESQGLTMTLYLYQEAFERFSFGYASAIAWVLFLIIIVVSLINMFVTKRIKSA
- a CDS encoding extracellular solute-binding protein, encoding MNRFARKSLLVVGSIGMAAAMAACSSGSSSGGGGSDSGSGDDVTLTMWLWPGMGFAEKAKQYEEENPGIKINIQEAEYADAHQNLITALAAGSGAPDISGVDEGYLERIKESSDMFYDLSEYGAADLEGDYLDWKWKQASSDDGSVIGIPTDIGPMAMAYRVDLFEEAGLPTDPDEVSQALGTWDDYIKAGQKLKEETGSFMFSDVADLYSAIREQGDKQYFETDGTLIIEESPQILKAWDKSIEAMDIQANIERQTPEWGAAIANGDFATVFLPPWMLQNIKNDAPDTSGLWDISLMPEGSGNWGGSFLTVPTQSDHPQEAYDFITWLMSPDNQLEIFEENGNFPSTPGIYDEPAIKELDDEFFIRKDIGAIYAEAATLVKDVYRAPMTAPINTIMQDALGTVADGAAEPDAAWDKAMEEVDRQISR
- a CDS encoding substrate-binding domain-containing protein, whose amino-acid sequence is MTNLIGIISLGTLNEQWLVALSGYGLPIVMIDHEDKLMRADSIFMDNRNGIERITDHLIGLGHRKLTFVGELKHSRSFFDRWIGFRTVIENADLEHESVLMDITYDDDMEVEIQRKFDKWKKEKIPFPTAFVCANDHIARRVIHLLEDNGLTCPQDVSVTGFDLLAEEEGRTPALTTVQVLKQVIGRRAVDRLVWRINHNEYPPEKILISGDMLLKESVDIPRDR
- a CDS encoding LacI family DNA-binding transcriptional regulator, yielding MGQRKITMQVIADTVGVSKYVVSKTLNGKPGVSETTRQKILFAAKQLGYSKESHLSNSNQANKKVEVENGYILVFLPNYQYQSITYTYWGSVFQGVSIGIQSKKLEW
- a CDS encoding AEC family transporter, with amino-acid sequence MLGSVLRNLANKQLTPSWFPLSSFLTFCIRFVLLGLNPIILIGAFWHAELTDRSLIYLPILGIATIMLGGLLGILLSKFYKLSRVQTGSMFVTGSFLNLGTFGSLFCVLLLGEQSLAYVVMFRLFEELFYYTVCYPVAKSYGQPQSTAGSNSKWRAIIRDPFIMITFCAVVVGGLLNVSPWERFTGYGQLNQVLVPLTAVILLIPVGFSMKLTSVKKHLKLSLSLSIMKSVLVPCISVTLAILLGLGELYDGFLIKVVLIMSAMPTAVSALVPPQLYQLDVELANSNWIVNTAMLVILIPVLYLIIPFI
- a CDS encoding cysteine hydrolase family protein, whose protein sequence is MKSALLILDVQNGFIQSGSFDKALHNMESLATYFKEKDEPVILTRHIDQNPKSLIQDQTFNGELYDTFIPYADAVFHKKQPSAFKETDLETYLKVNKITNLIITGFNVEYCCLFNSIIAHEKGFSVTFIEDASATVNTDETYEMPGLDIRDFVATVLHWSGCIQVVDTEEYIQLP
- the eno gene encoding phosphopyruvate hydratase, with protein sequence MTIITDIHAREVLDSRGNPTVEVNVYLESGEEGRALVPSGASTGEYEAVELRDGGDRFMGKGVLTAVTNVNDIIAPELIGEDARDQLGIDKLLLELDGTKNKAKLGANAILGVSMAVAHAAAAALSVPLYVYLGGFSAKTLPVPMMNIINGGEHADNNVDIQEFMIMPVGADNFKHAVQIGAEIFHNLKAVLKSKGYNTAVGDEGGFAPNLSSNEEALQTIIEAIEKAGYKPGEQVQLAMDVASSELYNKEDGKYHLSGEGKVFTSEELVAFYEDLVSKYPIISIEDGLDENDWDGHKLLTEKLGDKVQLVGDDLFVTNTEKLAEGIEKGISNSILIKVNQIGTLTETFEAIEMAKRAGYTAVISHRSGETEDATIADIAVATNAGQIKTGAPSRTDRVAKYNQLLRIEDDLADVAVYGGRKSFYNLSK